The Salvelinus fontinalis isolate EN_2023a chromosome 36, ASM2944872v1, whole genome shotgun sequence genome window below encodes:
- the nit1 gene encoding deaminated glutathione amidase produces the protein MFVLRCSLRRTQVKHLLDCHSSWGSSCIGVHQRMSSSSPHPVAAVCQVTATPDKEANFTACKRLVQAAKEGGASMVFLPEGFDYIGSSREETLNLSERLTGDIISRYTLLAKKLSVWLSLGGFHERGHDWEEDRRIYNSHIIINEKGDIVSVYRKSHLFDVELPGRGVSLKESAFTIPGSSLIPPVQTPIGKVGLGICYDLRFPELSLALLRQGAEILTYPSAFTVATGAAHWEVLLRARAIETQCFVLAAAQVGSHHEKRSSYGHALAVDPWGVVMGDCGGENTGMALLEIDLEKLRDTQRNMPVQQHRRDTSFYYSLGGKD, from the exons ATGTTCGTGCTCAGGTGCAGTTTAAGAAGAACTCAGGTGAAACATTTACTGGACTGTCATTCGTCTTGGGGCTCGAGCTGCATTGGGGTGCATCAAAG GATGTCATCATCATCGCCTCATCCAGTGGCAGCGGTGTGCCAGGTGACCGCAACCCCTGACAAGGAGGCCAACTTCACTGCCTGCAAGCGATTGGTGCAGGCGGCAAAAGAGGGTGGAGCCAGCATGGTTTTCCTACCTGAGGGGTTTGACTACATCGGCTCTAGTCGAGAGGAGACCCTGAATCTGTCTGAGAGGCTAACGGGAGACATTATCTCTCGCTATACACTGCTCGCCAA GAAGCTGAGCGTGTGGCTCTCTCTTGGAGGGTTTCATGAGAGAGGGCATGACTGGGAGGAGGACAGGCGAATCTACAACAGTCACATCATCATAAATGAAAAgg GTGATATAGTGTCCGTATACAGGAAGTCCCACTTGTTTGATGTGGAGCTGCCAGGAAGAGGTGTGTCCTTAAAAGAGAGTGCCTTCACCATACCTGGATCCAGTCTGATTCCTCCAGTCCAAACTCCCATTGGCAAG GTGGGACTGGGTATCTGTTATGACCTGAGGTTCCCTGAGCTGTCATTGGCTCTGCTGCGACAGGGGGCGGAGATTCTCACCTACCCGTCAGCGTTTACTGTGGCCACAGGTGCTGCTCATTGGGAG GTGTTGCTTCGCGCCAGGGCCATTGAGACCCAGTGCTTTGTCCTTGCCGCAGCCCAAGTGGGCAGTCACCATGAGAAGCGTTCGTCGTACGGCCACGCCCTGGCTGTGGACCCCTGGGGGGTGGTGATGGGGGACTGTGGAGGAGAGAACACAGGCATGGCTCTGCTGGAGATTGACTTGGAGAAGCTCagggacacacagagaaacatgcCTGTGCAGCAACATCGCAGAGACACTAGCTTCTACTACAGTTTGGGTGGAAAGGACTGA
- the pfdn2 gene encoding prefoldin subunit 2 isoform X1, whose product MAANSSNTVSKPSNIIGGKQSGPSAEQVGLYNEAFCNFVQSNVVAAFQRMRSEQRSMASKAAELEMEINEHSLVIETLKDVDPTRKCFRLVGGVLVERTVKEVLPALGSNKEQISKIVESLNTQMQTKGRELTEYREKYNIRLVGEGEEGQGKSAATSNGGGSKGGAGVLVS is encoded by the exons ATGGCAGCGAACAGTAGCAACACGGTTAGCAAACCCAGCAACATTATCGGGGGGAAACAATCAGGGCCGTCGGCCGAGCAG GTAGGCCTATATAACGAGGCTTTTTGCAACTTTGTTCAATCCAAT GTTGTGGCTGCATTCCAGAGGATGCGCTCAGAACAGCGCAGCATGGCCTCCAAGGCTGCAGAGCTGGAGATGGAGATCAACGAGCACAG CCTAGTCATCGAGACCCTAAAAGACGTggatccaaccaggaagtgcttCCGACTGGTGGGCGGGGTGCTCGTGGAGAGGACGGTTAAGGAAGTCTTACCAGCTCTGGGAAGCAATAAAGAACAG ATATCAAAGATTGTAGAGTCCCTCAACACACAGATGCAGACAAAAGGCCGGGAGCTCACGGAGTATCGGGAAAAATACAATATCCGATtggtgggagaaggagaggaaggacagggcaAATCGGCAGCTACCTCCAATGGGGGCGGGTCTAAAGGCGGTGCCGGCGTTCTAGTTTCATAG
- the pfdn2 gene encoding prefoldin subunit 2 isoform X2 encodes MAANSSNTVSKPSNIIGGKQSGPSAEQVVAAFQRMRSEQRSMASKAAELEMEINEHSLVIETLKDVDPTRKCFRLVGGVLVERTVKEVLPALGSNKEQISKIVESLNTQMQTKGRELTEYREKYNIRLVGEGEEGQGKSAATSNGGGSKGGAGVLVS; translated from the exons ATGGCAGCGAACAGTAGCAACACGGTTAGCAAACCCAGCAACATTATCGGGGGGAAACAATCAGGGCCGTCGGCCGAGCAG GTTGTGGCTGCATTCCAGAGGATGCGCTCAGAACAGCGCAGCATGGCCTCCAAGGCTGCAGAGCTGGAGATGGAGATCAACGAGCACAG CCTAGTCATCGAGACCCTAAAAGACGTggatccaaccaggaagtgcttCCGACTGGTGGGCGGGGTGCTCGTGGAGAGGACGGTTAAGGAAGTCTTACCAGCTCTGGGAAGCAATAAAGAACAG ATATCAAAGATTGTAGAGTCCCTCAACACACAGATGCAGACAAAAGGCCGGGAGCTCACGGAGTATCGGGAAAAATACAATATCCGATtggtgggagaaggagaggaaggacagggcaAATCGGCAGCTACCTCCAATGGGGGCGGGTCTAAAGGCGGTGCCGGCGTTCTAGTTTCATAG
- the b4gat1 gene encoding beta-1,4-glucuronyltransferase 1, whose product MHLSKKCSAFKVVLGALVLVALLQMIYLSFLSKLHGKQQRYRYSELFGSSGKKNANPEKNSRKERLRYSLSTGGIFDPSGQYRVYKNLIKSDFSTNQKPGVDASSHFLALATHTSINNLHHLNSLVERWQNPLSVAIFAHGQDVKFATALVYALTIFCPQIQALVDFHLVCHSGQMASFPEQDREHFTGLEDCAAVFARLETHRDKYQNYAIGRNVSYPNNLLRNVARGGSEANYILVIDIDMAPSADLHQQFLALVMRREPATDEVFVLPAFEIRHVRKMPATKSELVQLYQVGEVRPFYEELCPRCQAPTNYSQWVNRHSQGLGPLDVAYTLSWVDPWEPFYIGHRTVPLYDENFRQYGFNRISQACELHVAGYRFSVLNSAFVVHKGFKVQGEFHSRKDEENRRNRLLFRSFKEGLKTKYPSSPRRC is encoded by the exons ATGCATTTATCTAAGAAATGTTCTGCGTTCAAAGTGGTGCTCGGCGCTCTGGTGCTTGTGGCACTCTTACAAATGATCTATCTCTCCTTCCTATCGAAACTGCACGGTAAGCAGCAGCGCTACCGATACTCAGAGCTCTTCGGGAGCTCTGGCAAGAAAAATGCCAACCCGGAGAAAAACTCAAGGAAAGAGCGTCTCAGGTACTCTCTGTCCACAGGGGGTATATTTGATCCCAGCGGACAATACCGCGTGTACAAGAATTTGATCAAAAGCGATTTCTCTACCAATCAGAAACCAGGAGTGGATGCCAGCTCTCACTTCTTGGCCTTAGCAACGCACACATCCATCAACAACTTGCACCACCTGAATTCTTTGGTGGAAAGGTGGCAAAACCCTCTCTCTGTGGCCATATTCGCTCATGGCCAAGATGTCAAGTTTGCCACAGCCCTGGTCTACGCCCTCACAATCTTCTGCCCTCAGATCCAGGCCTTGGTGGACTTTCACTTGGTGTGCCACTCTGGGCAGATGGCTAGTTTCCCAGAGCAGGACCGGGAGCATTTTACCGGGCTTGAGGACTGTGCCGCTGTGTTCGCCAGGCTCGAGACGCACCGAGACAAATACCAGAACTACGCCATCGGTAGAAACGTCTCCTACCCGAATAATCTCCTTCGGAACGTTGCCCGCGGCGGCTCGGAAGCCAACTACATCCTGGTCATTGACATCGACATGGCGCCCAGTGCTGACCTCCACCAGCAGTTCCTGGCGCTGGTCATGAGACGTGAACCCGCCACGGACGAGGTCTTCGTGCTGCCCGCCTTCGAGATCCGCCACGTACGCAAGATGCCCGCCACTAAGTCGGAGCTGGTGCAGCTGTACCAGGTGGGCGAGGTGAGGCCCTTCTACGAGGAGCTATGCCCGCGGTGCCAGGCCCCCACAAACTACTCTCAGTGGGTGAACAGACACAGCCAGGGTTTGGGGCCCCTGGACGTGGCCTATACATTATCCTGGGTGGACCCCTGGGAGCCCTTCTACATTGGGCACCGCACCGTGCCCTTGTACGACGAGAACTTCAGGCAGTACGGCTTCAACCGCATCAGCCAG gccTGTGAGCTTCATGTGGCAGGCTACAGGTTCTCCGTGCTGAACTCTGCCTTCGTGGTGCACAAAGGGTTCAAAGTTCAGGGCGAGTTCCACAGCAGGAAGGACGAGGAAAACCGAAGGAACCGTCTGCTCTTCCGCAGCTTCAAGGAGGGCCTGAAGACCAAGTACCCCTCCTCCCCTCGACGCTGCTGA